One part of the Prunus persica cultivar Lovell chromosome G5, Prunus_persica_NCBIv2, whole genome shotgun sequence genome encodes these proteins:
- the LOC18777781 gene encoding nudix hydrolase 8 isoform X1, producing the protein MEMRLFESKAMSASETVQMGRMYSNRFSGFRHIPVGAKFSPQFCSCRVSFAGILLKASYSSHPSSSKINFPSSNAIGSVGDKLAGETCSFQILGTNGTGTRLNLFPREITVLDAFDDEYGGVIVDPERLPANPNAFGYILHSSLSHWSMEGKKGIWLKLPVERAELVPVAIKEGFEYHHAERGYVMLTYWIPEGPCMLPANASHQVGIGGFVINENNEVLVVQEKHYAPACAGFWKIPTGFILESEEIFTGAVREVKEETGIDTEFVEVIAFRHVHNVAFEKSDLFFICMLRPLSTEITVDDLEIEAAKWMPLDEFVEQPLIQEDSMFKKIISICIARLGKRYCGLSSHQVVSKFDGRLSSLYYNVVDAQDFNCSSC; encoded by the exons ATGGAGATGAGATTGTTTGAATCGAAAGCTATGTCTGCATCTGAGACGGTTCAGATGGGAAGGATGTATTCGAACCGGTTTTCGGGTTTCAGGCACATACCAGTTGGTGCCAAATTCTCTCCCCAGTTCTGTTCTTGCAGAG tTTCTTTTGCAGGGATTCTTCTGAAggcttcttattcttctcATCCTTCCAGTTCGAAAATTAACTTTCCGTCAAGTAATGCTATTGGTTCAGTTGGAGATAAACTTGCAGGGGAAACTTGCTCGTTTCAAATACTTGGAACAAATGGCACAGGGACAAGACTGAATTTGTTTCCTAGAGAGATTACAGTACTTGATGCCTTCGATGATGAGTACGGGGGAGTTATCGTTGATCCAGAACGATTACCAGCAAACCCGAATGCCTTTGGCTATATCCTgcattcttctctttctcattGGAGCATGGAG GGGAAGAAGGGAATTTGGCTAAAGCTGCCAGTAGAAAGAGCTGAGCTTGTTCCAGTTGCTATTAAG GAAGGGTTCGAGTACCATCATGCGGAACGAGGGTATGTGATGTTGACATACTGGATTCCAGAAGGACCTTGCATGCTTCCTGCTAATGCTTCACATCAAGTAGGGATTGGGGGATTTGTCATCAACGAAAATAATGAG GTTCTTGTCGTACAAGAGAAACACTATGCTCCTGCGTGCGCTGGTTTTTGGAAAATACCAACCGGCTTTATCCTTGAG TCGGAAGAGATTTTCACAGGCGCTGTGAGAGAGGTTAAGGAGGAAACCGGG ATCGATACAGAGTTCGTTGAGGTTATAGCATTCAG GCATGTTCACAATGTAGCTTTTGAGAAGTCAGATTTGTTCTTTATCTGCATGTTACGGCCACTATCGACTGAGATTACAGTTGATGATCTTGAAATTGAAGCAGCCAAG TGGATGCCCCTGGATGAGTTTGTGGAGCAACCACTAATACAAGAGGATTCCATGTTCAAGAAGATCATTTCGATATGTATCGCCCGGCTAGGAAAGCGTTACTGCGGTCTATCTTCTCATCAAGTGGTCTCAAAATTTGATGGCAGATTGTCTTCCTTGTACTATAATGTTGTTGATGCTCAAGATTTCAATTGTTCAAGTTGTTGA
- the LOC18777781 gene encoding nudix hydrolase 8 isoform X2: MEMRLFESKAMSASETVQMGRMYSNRFSGFRHIPVGAKFSPQFCSCRGILLKASYSSHPSSSKINFPSSNAIGSVGDKLAGETCSFQILGTNGTGTRLNLFPREITVLDAFDDEYGGVIVDPERLPANPNAFGYILHSSLSHWSMEGKKGIWLKLPVERAELVPVAIKEGFEYHHAERGYVMLTYWIPEGPCMLPANASHQVGIGGFVINENNEVLVVQEKHYAPACAGFWKIPTGFILESEEIFTGAVREVKEETGIDTEFVEVIAFRHVHNVAFEKSDLFFICMLRPLSTEITVDDLEIEAAKWMPLDEFVEQPLIQEDSMFKKIISICIARLGKRYCGLSSHQVVSKFDGRLSSLYYNVVDAQDFNCSSC, from the exons ATGGAGATGAGATTGTTTGAATCGAAAGCTATGTCTGCATCTGAGACGGTTCAGATGGGAAGGATGTATTCGAACCGGTTTTCGGGTTTCAGGCACATACCAGTTGGTGCCAAATTCTCTCCCCAGTTCTGTTCTTGCAGAG GGATTCTTCTGAAggcttcttattcttctcATCCTTCCAGTTCGAAAATTAACTTTCCGTCAAGTAATGCTATTGGTTCAGTTGGAGATAAACTTGCAGGGGAAACTTGCTCGTTTCAAATACTTGGAACAAATGGCACAGGGACAAGACTGAATTTGTTTCCTAGAGAGATTACAGTACTTGATGCCTTCGATGATGAGTACGGGGGAGTTATCGTTGATCCAGAACGATTACCAGCAAACCCGAATGCCTTTGGCTATATCCTgcattcttctctttctcattGGAGCATGGAG GGGAAGAAGGGAATTTGGCTAAAGCTGCCAGTAGAAAGAGCTGAGCTTGTTCCAGTTGCTATTAAG GAAGGGTTCGAGTACCATCATGCGGAACGAGGGTATGTGATGTTGACATACTGGATTCCAGAAGGACCTTGCATGCTTCCTGCTAATGCTTCACATCAAGTAGGGATTGGGGGATTTGTCATCAACGAAAATAATGAG GTTCTTGTCGTACAAGAGAAACACTATGCTCCTGCGTGCGCTGGTTTTTGGAAAATACCAACCGGCTTTATCCTTGAG TCGGAAGAGATTTTCACAGGCGCTGTGAGAGAGGTTAAGGAGGAAACCGGG ATCGATACAGAGTTCGTTGAGGTTATAGCATTCAG GCATGTTCACAATGTAGCTTTTGAGAAGTCAGATTTGTTCTTTATCTGCATGTTACGGCCACTATCGACTGAGATTACAGTTGATGATCTTGAAATTGAAGCAGCCAAG TGGATGCCCCTGGATGAGTTTGTGGAGCAACCACTAATACAAGAGGATTCCATGTTCAAGAAGATCATTTCGATATGTATCGCCCGGCTAGGAAAGCGTTACTGCGGTCTATCTTCTCATCAAGTGGTCTCAAAATTTGATGGCAGATTGTCTTCCTTGTACTATAATGTTGTTGATGCTCAAGATTTCAATTGTTCAAGTTGTTGA
- the LOC18776125 gene encoding protein ALP1-like isoform X2 — protein MDRQSFHKLCQILVTKGELRSTRNMSTEEMVAIFLNILAHHHKNRVIKFNFTRSGRTVSKYFHECLKAMIRCQKDFWKSPEPVPENSTDYRWKWFKNCLGALDGTYIRVKVPEREKPKYRTRKGEIATNVLGVCSQDLQFIYVLAGWEGSAHDSRVLKDALSRRNGLKVPNGYYYLVDAGYTNGTGFLAPFRGQRYHLNDWRDGHRPETPNEFFNMKHSSARNVIERCFGLLKMRWAILRSPSFYDIITQRRIISVCCMLHNFIRREMALNPIEHQVDNQFVDGTLETNDYIGTVESSEDWSVWRQNLANEMWNTWNGNRE, from the exons ATGGATAGACAATCTTTTCATAAGCTTTGTCAAATTTTGGTCACTAAAGGAGAACTACGATCGACCCGAAACATGTCCACAGAGGAGATggttgcaatttttttaaatattcttgCACACCATCATAAGAATCGCgtcataaaatttaattttactaGATCGGGACGAACTGTTAGTAAGTATTTTCATGAGTGCTTGAAGGCAATGATTCGATGCCAAAAGGATTTCTGGAAATCACCAGAACCCGTACCTGAGAACTCAACAGACTATAGGTGGAAGTGGTTTAAG aACTGTTTAGGAGCATTAGATGGAACCTATATTAGAGTGAAGGTACCAGAACGAGAGAAACCAAAATACAGAACAAGGAAGGGTGAAATAGCAACGAATGTTTTGGGAGTTTGCTCTCAAGACTTGcagtttatatatgttttggcTGGATGGGAGGGTTCTGCACATGATAGTCGAGTCCTTAAAGATGCTCTGAGTAGGAGAAATGGACTAAAAGTCCCTAATG GTTATTATTACTTAGTGGATGCTGGTTACACCAACGGAACAGGCTTCCTTGCACCTTTTAGAGGACAACGTTATCATCTTAATGATTGGAGGGATGGCCATCGACCTGAGACACCAAATGAATTTTTCAATATGAAACATTCGAGTGCTAGAAATGTTATTGAGAGGTGTTTCGGTTTATTAAAAATGCGTTGGGCAATTCTTAGGAGTCCATCCTTTTATGATATTATAACACAACGTCGTATAATTTCTGTGTGTTGTATGCTCCATAACTTTATAAGAAGAGAGATGGCTTTGAATCCTATTGAACATCAAGTGGACAATCAGTTTGTAGATGGAACTTTGGAAACAAATGATTACATTGGTACAGTTGAGTCCTCAGAGGATTGGAGTGTATGGAGGCAAAACCTTGCAAATGAAATGTGGAACACATGGAATGGAAATAGGGAATGA
- the LOC18776125 gene encoding uncharacterized protein LOC18776125 isoform X1 — protein sequence MSSTATSSGKVRGGRGQNKRYWTTKEDNTLMECLMELHQNTNWRGDSGFKNGYLNKLETMLEVKLPNSGLKASPHIESRVKTLKGKYGALADALSQSGFGWNEEEMMLVCEKSVFDAWAKNKKDASGLYGKSFPHYYALGEIYGKDRAIGTNAGNADDDEEDVRRDDASVHQNRSVGDDFIEEMFSHPDGGSQYGGSEYDGSQFDDVEDLEDDETTFTQPNPQPSSAQQRAQQKRPAQDVASGPSNPRRKVNALNEMSNKFGLMAEAVAGMAPQLAGLVNVLSTEKDLADMQANLGGELRKIEFLTPLQVFRITNILAKEHDLLRVFFTMTDEEKKDYVFNLMEHGL from the exons ATGAGTTCTACTGCTACTTCAAGTGGAAAAGTAAGGGGAGGAAGGGGACAAAATAAGCGCTATTGGACAACTAAGGAGGATAACACATTGATGGAATGCTTAATGGAACTCCATCAGAATACCAATTGGCGAGGTGACTCAGGCTTTAAAAATGGATACTTGAATAAATTAGAAACTATGCTAGAAGTCAAACTTCCGAATTCTGGGTTGAAGGCATCACCCCATATTGAATCAAGGGTGAAGACTTTGAAGGGAAAATATGGTGCTTTAGCTGATGCATTATCTCAAAGTGGTTTTGGGTGGAATGAAGAGGAGATGATGTTGGTATGTGAGAAAAGTGTATTTGATGCATGGGCGAAG AATAAAAAGGATGCAAGTGGTTTGTATGGCAAGTCGTTTCCACATTACTATGCACTTGGAGAGATATACGGAAAAGATCGTGCTATTGGAACAAATGCTGGAaatgctgatgatgatgaagaagacgtTAGGCGAGATGATGCAAGTGTTCATCAGAATAGAAGTGTGGGTGATGATTTTATTGAGGAGATGTTTTCACATCCTGATGGTGGGTCACAATATGGGGGTTCAGAATAtgacggatctcaatttgatGATGTTGAGGATTTAGAAGATGATGAGACAACTTTTACACAACCAAATCCCCAACCCTCAAGTGCCCAACAACGTGCCCAACAGAAGAGACCCGCACAAGATGTAGCAAGTGGTCCAAGTAATCCTCGTAGGAAGGTAAATGCTTTGAATGAAATGTCTAACAAATTTGGACTTATGGCTGAAGCCGTAGCCGGAATGGCACCTCAACTTGCAGGTTTGGTTAATGTTCTTTCAACAGAGAAGGATCTTGCTGATATGCAAGCTAACCTTGGTGGTGAATTGAGGAAAATAGAATTCCTAACTCCTTTGCAAGTATTTCGTATCACCAATATTTTAGCCAAAGAGCACGATTTGCTGAGGGTCTTCTTTACCATGactgatgaagaaaaaaaagattatgtaTTTAATCTTATGGAGCATGGCTTATAG
- the LOC18777371 gene encoding deSI-like protein At4g17486 isoform X2, with protein MRLFPLSSSPTSTSTSSTEKEKTDRKKNRALLYLNVYDLTPVNNYLYWFGFGIFHSGIEVHGLEYGFGAHEYPSSGVFEVEPRSCPGFIFRRSVLLGSTDMSRSELRSFMEHLSGKYHGDTYHLIAKNCNHFTDEVCMRLTGKPIPGWVNRLAKVGSFCNCLLPESIQIAAVRHLPDHPAYSGEDDDDDGSESIASSGTEGSEEGPNHHLLTTPAGDVAFLKEKPVRLAREH; from the exons ATGCGGTTGTTTCCTTTGAGCTCAAGCCCGACCTCAACCTCGACCTCGAGCACAGAGAAGGAGAAGACTGATCGGAAAAAAAATCGCGCCCTTTTGTACCTCAATGTCTACGATCTCACGCCTGTAAATAACTACCTTTACTGGTTTGGATTTGGGATCTTCCACTCCGGCATCGAAG TTCATGGCTTGGAGTACGGATTTGGAGCCCATGAGTATCCTAGCAGTGGGGTTTTTGAGGTGGAACCAAGAAGTTGTCCTGGCTTCATCTTCAGAAGGTCAGTCCTGTTGGGCAGCACTGATATGTCTCGCTCAGAATTGCGGTCATTTATGGAGCACCTTTCTGGAAAGTATCATGGTGATACTTATCATTTAATTGCCAAGAATTGCAACCATTTTACTGATGAGGTCTGTATGCGGCTAACTGGAAAGCCTATACCAGGATGGGTAAATCGGCTGGCCAAAGTAG GTTCTTTCTGTAACTGTCTTCTGCCAGAAAGCATTCAAATAGCAGCAGTGAGACATCTTCCTGACCATCCTGCATATTCTG gtgaggatgatgatgacgatggATCAGAATCCATCGCATCATCTGGAACAGAAGGAAGTGAAGAGGGGCCAAATCATCATCTGCTGACTACACCAGCAGGTGATGTAGCTTTCCTGAAGGAAAAACCCGTGAGGTTAGCAAgggaacattaa
- the LOC18777371 gene encoding deSI-like protein At4g17486 isoform X1, with amino-acid sequence MRLFPLSSSPTSTSTSSTEKEKTDRKKNRALLYLNVYDLTPVNNYLYWFGFGIFHSGIEVHGLEYGFGAHEYPSSGVFEVEPRSCPGFIFRRSVLLGSTDMSRSELRSFMEHLSGKYHGDTYHLIAKNCNHFTDEVCMRLTGKPIPGWVNRLAKVVSGSFCNCLLPESIQIAAVRHLPDHPAYSGEDDDDDGSESIASSGTEGSEEGPNHHLLTTPAGDVAFLKEKPVRLAREH; translated from the exons ATGCGGTTGTTTCCTTTGAGCTCAAGCCCGACCTCAACCTCGACCTCGAGCACAGAGAAGGAGAAGACTGATCGGAAAAAAAATCGCGCCCTTTTGTACCTCAATGTCTACGATCTCACGCCTGTAAATAACTACCTTTACTGGTTTGGATTTGGGATCTTCCACTCCGGCATCGAAG TTCATGGCTTGGAGTACGGATTTGGAGCCCATGAGTATCCTAGCAGTGGGGTTTTTGAGGTGGAACCAAGAAGTTGTCCTGGCTTCATCTTCAGAAGGTCAGTCCTGTTGGGCAGCACTGATATGTCTCGCTCAGAATTGCGGTCATTTATGGAGCACCTTTCTGGAAAGTATCATGGTGATACTTATCATTTAATTGCCAAGAATTGCAACCATTTTACTGATGAGGTCTGTATGCGGCTAACTGGAAAGCCTATACCAGGATGGGTAAATCGGCTGGCCAAAGTAG TGTCAGGTTCTTTCTGTAACTGTCTTCTGCCAGAAAGCATTCAAATAGCAGCAGTGAGACATCTTCCTGACCATCCTGCATATTCTG gtgaggatgatgatgacgatggATCAGAATCCATCGCATCATCTGGAACAGAAGGAAGTGAAGAGGGGCCAAATCATCATCTGCTGACTACACCAGCAGGTGATGTAGCTTTCCTGAAGGAAAAACCCGTGAGGTTAGCAAgggaacattaa
- the LOC18776448 gene encoding phospholipase A1-IIgamma has protein sequence MDAIARRWRLLSGQTEWEGLLYPLDIDLRRYIIHYGERASAIADAFIDEPKSKNSGLPRYAKRNLFSKVGLESYSPYKYVVKTYLYAATKLVPGKSIWLGYVAVTTDEGKRVLGRRDILISWRGTKLEKEFDIDRETTLVPASDILGKDNVNEPKVHSGWLNYYTSCRNQALAAVKELLKKYKGEEISITVTGHSMGAAIGILNATDIAYNGYNKLSDKPGKASLVTAIVFACPGLGDSGFNKVFSSLKNLHVLRVANTNDLAPILSAEGKYVHVGKELRFNSLMSPYLKALSDYDDWIGIVEMFHDLEVYLHGVAGTQGENGFKLEVDRDIALVNKLLDAVKDEYRIVVKWWIEKNKSMVQQDDGSWVLMDHEKDDDA, from the exons ATGGATGCCATAGCAAGAAGGTGGAGGCTTCTCAGCGGCCAGACCGAGTGGGAGGGTCTACTTTACCCTCTTGACATTGATCTCCGCCGCTATATCATTCACTATGGAGAAAGGGCTTCTGCCATTGCCGACGCCTTCATCGACGAGCCAAAATCGAAGAACTCCGGACTTCCTCGATATGCAAAGAGAAACTTGTTCTCCAAGGTGGGTTTGGAGAGTTATAGTCCATACAAGTACGTTGTGAAGACATACTTATATGCAGCGACAAAATTAGTGCCCGGGAAATCGATCTGGTTGGGTTATGTTGCAGTGACAACAGATGAAGGGAAGCGTGTGTTGGGGAGGAGGGATATTCTGATTTCATGGAGAGGAACCAAGTTGGAGAAGGAGTTTGATATTGACAGAGAGACCACTTTGGTCCCAGCTTCTGACATTCTGGGCAAGGACAATGTCAATGAGCCTAAGGTGCACTCCGGTTGGCTTAACTATTATACTAGTTGCAGAAACCAG GCTCTTGCTGCAGTCAAAGAACTGTTGAAGAAATACAAAGGCGAGGAGATCAGCATAACTGTGACGGGCCATAGTATGGGTGCTGCAATTGGAATCCTAAACGCAACGGACATTGCTTATAATGGATACAATAAGCTTAGCGACAAGCCAGGCAAGGCATCTCTCGTCACGGCCATTGTGTTTGCCTGCCCCGGCCTCGGAGACTCAGGCTTCAACAAAGTATTCTCCAGTCTAAAAAATCTTCACGTCCTTCGTGTCGCGAATACTAATGATCTTGCCCCTATTTTATCAGCTGAAGGAAAATATGTCCATGTCGGAAAGGAGTTGCGATTCAACAGTCTTATGTCGCCCTACCTCAAGGCTCTTTCGGATTATGATGACTGGATCGGCATAGTAGAGATGTTTCACGATTTGGAGGTTTACTTGCATGGAGTTGCCGGGACGCAAGGTGAAAATGGTTTCAAATTGGAAGTGGATCGTGACATTGCCCTGGTAAACAAATTGTTGGATGCCGTAAAAGATGAGTACCGTATTGTTGTTAAGTGGTGGATAGAGAAGAACAAGTCCATGGTTCAACAGGATGATGGCTCCTGGGTTTTAATGGATCACGAAAAAGATGACGATGCATGA
- the LOC18775734 gene encoding phospholipase A1-IIgamma produces MHSIAKRWRLLSGETEWEGLLNPLDLDLRRYILHYGERAAAIADAFIDETKSDNCGLPRYAKRYLFSKVGLENSNPYKYKVKKYLYAATTLSPGKSIWLGYVAVATDEGKKVLGRRDILVSWRGTELVAEWGIDVVFDLVSASDILGEKHDPKVHHGFHSYYTHIDPQSPHNKTSCRAQALAAIKEVVNRYKNETISITVTGHSMGAAMGILNATDIVYNGYNKPPGHPVCPVTAIVFAAPRLGDQGLSNVFYGLKNLHVLRVTNDYDLIPSLPPFANYLHVGKELRFDTFKSPYLKDPKQSLHSLEVYLHGVAGTQGENDFKLAVKRDLALVNKYLDGLKDKYLVVAKWWTEKNKSMLQIDDGSWVLMDHESDDD; encoded by the exons ATGCATAGCATAGCAAAAAGGTGGAGGCTTCTCAGCGGCGAGACTGAGTGGGAGGGTCTACTCAACCCTCTCGACCTTGATCTGCGCCGCTATATCCTTCACTACGGGGAAAGGGCTGCTGCCATAGCTGACGCCTTCATTGATGAGACAAAATCGGACAACTGCGGACTTCCTCGATATGCAAAGAGATATTTGTTCTCTAAGGTAGGTTTGGAGAATTCTAATCCATACAAGTACAAGGTGAAGAAATATTTATACGCTGCAACGACATTATCACCCGGGAAATCGATCTGGTTGGGTTACGTTGCAGTGGCAACGGATGAGGGAAAGAAAGTGTTGGGGAGGAGGGACATTTTGGTTTCATGGAGAGGAACTGAGCTGGTGGCAGAGTGGGGTATTGACGTAGTGTTCGATTTGGTTAGTGCTTCTGATATTCTGGGAGAGAAGCATGACCCTAAGGTTCACCATGGTTTCCATTCCTATTACACTCATATTGACCCTCAGTCTCCACACAACAAAACTAGTTGTAGGGCTCAG GCTTTAGCTGCAATTAAAGAAGTAGTGAACCGATACAAGAATGAGACAATCAGCATAACTGTCACCGGCCACAGCATGGGCGCTGCAATGGGAATTTTAAACGCTACAGACATTGTTTATAATGGATACAATAAGCCCCCAGGCCATCCAGTCTGTCCTGTCACAGCCATTGTGTTTGCTGCCCCTCGTCTTGGAGACCAAGGCTTAAGCAATGTGTTCTATGGTCTGAAAAATCTTCACGTCTTGCGTGTCACGAATGACTACGATTTAATCCCTTCTTTACCGCCGTTTGCAAACTATCTTCATGTCGGAAAAGAGCTGAGATTCGACACTTTCAAATCACCGTATTTGAAGGATCCGAAACAGAGCCTGCACAGTTTGGAGGTTTACTTACATGGAGTTGCAGGAACACAAGGAGAAAATGATTTTAAATTGGCAGTTAAACGTGATCTTGCATTAGTAAACAAATATTTGGACGGGCTAAAAGATAAGTATCTTGTAGTTGCTAAGTGGTGGACAGAGAAGAACAAGTCTATGCTTCAAATAGACGACGGCTCCTGGGTGTTGATGGATCATGAAAGTGATGATGATTGA
- the LOC18776862 gene encoding phospholipase A1-IIgamma, with protein MGSLIAARWRVLSGEDEWEGLLDPLDINLRRYIIHYGERAGAIGYGFIDKPTSISKNIGLPRYAKRNLFSKVGLETGNPYKYEVKKYLYAATRFAPGKSSLLGFVAVSTDEGSKVLGRRDILISWRGTMLDQELEVDATILFFSASDILGKEHNPQVHLGWHGYYTNLDSESAHNKTASCRDQVLAAVRELVDEYKEEEISITVTGHSMGSAIAVLNATDIVYNGYNKPTNSNNVSLVTAIVFACPNVGDQGFKKVFSSLENLRVLRITNEWDPVPKLPILPYVPVGKELVIDTLKSPYLKNAIDSVHQLEVYLHGVAGTQGRNNDFKLEINRDLALVNRILDGLDDKYHIIPKWWIERNNSMVQMEDGSWELMDHEKDDDDDDDGA; from the exons ATGGGTAGCTTGATTGCAGCCAGGTGGAGGGTTCTGAGTGGCGAGGACGAGTGGGAGGGTCTGCTAGACCCTCTAGACATCAATCTTCGCCGCTACATCATTCACTACGGTGAAAGGGCTGGAGCCATTGGTTACGGATTCATTGACAAGCCAACATCAATTTCGAAGAACATCGGACTTCCCCGGTATGCCAAGAGAAATTTATTCTCTAAGGTGGGTTTGGAGACAGGCAATCCATACAAGTACGAGGTGAAGAAGTATTTGTATGCAGCAACAAGATTTGCACCTGGGAAATCAAGCTTGTTGGGATTTGTTGCGGTGTCGACGGATGAAGGAAGCAAAGTGTTAGGAAGGAGGGACATTCTGATTTCATGGAGAGGAACCATGTTGGACCAAGAGTTAGAGGTCGACGCTACGATACTTTTTTTCTCAGCTTCTGATATTCTGGGAAAGGAACATAATCCTCAGGTGCACCTTGGTTGGCATGGCTATTATACTAATCTTGACTCTGAGTCAGCACACAATAAAACTGCTAGTTGCAGAGATCAG GTTCTAGCTGCAGTTAGAGAACTAGTAGACGAATACAAGGAAGAGGAGATCAGCATTACTGTCACTGGCCACAGCATGGGTTCAGCTATTGCAGTTCTAAATGCAACTGATATTGTTTATAACGGATACAATAAGCCTACAAACTCAAACAATGTGAGTCTTGTCACAGCCATTGTGTTTGCCTGCCCAAATGTGGGAGACCAAGGTTTCAAGAAGGTATTCTCTAGTCTCGAAAATCTTCGGGTCTTGCGTATCACCAACGAATGGGATCCCGTCCCTAAGTTACCAATTCTACCTTATGTCCCTGTTGGAAAAGAGTTGGTAATCGACACTCTCAAATCGCCCTACTTGAAGAATGCAATAGACTCTGTGCATCAGTTGGAGGTTTACTTGCATGGAGTGGCAGGAACACAAGGGAGAAACAATGATtttaaattggaaattaatcgAGATCTTGCATTGGTGAACAGAATTTTGGATGGTCTAGATGATAAATATCATATAATTCCTAAGTGGTGGATAGAGAGGAACAACTCTATGGTTCAAATGGAGGACGGCTCCTGGGAGTTAATGGATCATGAGAAAGATGACGATGATGACGATGATGGAGCCTAG
- the LOC109949318 gene encoding uncharacterized protein LOC109949318: MAGNNDDNRALEDYAQPVIPNSPSCILLPTEARNYDIKSSHFHMLPSFYDLLNEDPLAHIKEFYKVVASLEKKLDSMLNMVPKIAEVCAICNIPSHPTYQCSASEAYLEFVQEQVNLMNSYNQRPRNDPLSNTYNPSLRDHPNLTWKNNNQFQNFQPKPATTLEDTIKMLAQNTVQFQQTINSLTQEKNEKPNDDQSNATSSSEAPNFHKAEKLYTPPIPFPGRLAKSKHDKSFKEFFYILSKVNVNLPLLDVIRNMPAYGKFFKELNAYKRKYGPNEKVMVSENVSAVLQRKLPPKLKDPGSFSINITIGDKLVEKAMLDLGASINLMPYSVYLQLGLGDLKATTISLQLADRSGNIQEV, translated from the exons atggcTGGCAATAACGATGACAACCGAGCTTTGGAAGATTATGCTCAACCGGTTATACCAAATTCACCTTCGTGCATCTTGTTGCCTACTGAAGCTAGAAATTATGATATCAAATCTTCACATTTTCACatgcttccttctttttatgATTTACTTAACGAAGATCCATTAGCCCATATTAAGGAATTCTACAAAGTT GTGGCTAGTTTGGAAAAGAAGCTTGATTCTATGCTTAATATGGTGCCTAAGATAGCTGAGGTGTGTGCCATTTGCAACATACCAAGTCATCCTACTTATCAATGCTCGGCTAGTGAGGCTTATCTCGAATTCGTTCAAGAGCAAGTGAATCTCATGAATTCTTACAATCAGAGGCCAAGGAATGACCCGTTATCTAATACATATAACCCTAGTTTGAGAGATCATCCCAATCTCACATGGAAGAATAacaatcaatttcaaaatttccaaccAAAGCCTGCCACTACGCTTGAAGATACGATCAAAATGCTAGCTCAAAACACCGTTCAATTCCAGCAAACTATCAATA GTCTCACTCAAGAAAAGAATGAGAAACCGAATGACGATCAAAGCAATGCCACTTCTTCGTCTGAAGCTCCAAATTTTCACAAGGCTGAAAAACTTTACACTCCTCCCATCCCATTTCCTGGAAGACTTGCCAAAAGCAAGCATGATAAGTCatttaaagaatttttttatattttaagtaaAGTGAATGTTAATTTACCTTTACTTGATGTCATTAGGAATATGCCAGCGTATGGGAAATTTTTCAAGGAGCTAAACGCTTATAAGAGGAAGTATGGACCTAATGAGAAGGTGATGGTGTCTGAAAATGTGAGTGCTGTGCTTCAAAGAAAGCTCCCACCAAAACTCAAGGATCCGGGCAGTTTTTCTATCAATATCACCATTGGAGACAAGCTAGTTGAAAAGGCTATGCTTGACTTGGGGGCTAGCATCAATTTAATGCCCTATTCAGTGTACCTTCAATTAGGTTTGGGGGATTTGAAGGCAACAACTATTTCACTGCAACTTGCTGATCGATCAGGAAATATCCAAGAGGTATAG